The following proteins are encoded in a genomic region of Cryptomeria japonica chromosome 11, Sugi_1.0, whole genome shotgun sequence:
- the LOC131860408 gene encoding uncharacterized protein LOC131860408, which translates to MESISHQQFVDDTLLCEQSSLQEAKVIRRTTNTFCRATGQQVNWEKSEVLFFNTKGNRQQEISNILGVKMGTLPGKFLGTPLFGGLNHTALWNNLIDSCANCLEGWKSKWLTLVGRIMFLKLVLSALPIYSMTALKIPKKVISYINRGMKKFLWNGKETTYKIPLVAWDKVCQSKQARGLGFWNWTLLNQAMGAKLIWQIYSHQNQKWTQILKHKYLDQMSRERIFTINALPKGSAIWNFIVSCRHVITEHITWELDNGTSAKFWTDSWDGRLALSERQSLEDIKQVTNAQWGEKVGDFLTKSRVHGVDLCEWKEVDNLPLTSHHKDLLKTIMQEYTPTLSNKEDTLRWCGSKSGQY; encoded by the coding sequence ATGGAGTCGAtatcacatcaacaatttgtggatgatacccttCTATGCGAACAGTCTTCACTTCAAGAGGCCAAAGTAATTAGAAGGACAACAAACACCTTTTGCAGAGCTACTGGACAACAGGTCAATTGGGAAAAATCTGAAGTTCTTTTTTTCAATACCAAGGGTAACAGACAACAAGAAATATCTAACATCTTAGGAGTCAAAATGGGCACTTTACCGGGAAAATTCTTGGGTACCCCCTTATTTGGTGGGCTAAATCACACTGCTTTATGGAACAACCTTATTGATAGTTGTGCTAACTGTCTTGAGGGTTGGAAAAGTAAATGGCTCACTCTGGTTGGGCGTATTATGTTCCTTAAATTGGTTCTCTCTGCTCTTCCCATATATTCCATGACGGCTCTAAAGATTCCAAAGAAAGTGATTAGCTACATAAACAGAGGAATGAAAAAATTTCTATGGAATGGCAAAGAGACAACTTACAAAATCCCCTTGGTTGCGTGGGATAAAGTTTGTCAATCCAAACAGGCAAGGGGTTTAGGATTCTGGAACTGGACTCTGCTAAATCAAGCAATGGGGGCAAAATTGATATGGCAGATTTATTCTCACCAAAATCAGAAGTGGACACAAATCTTAAAACACAAGTATCTTGATCAGATGAGCAGAGAACGTATATTTACCATCAATGCCCTACCTAAAGGCTCTGCTATCTGGAACTTTATCGTTTCTTGTAGACATGTTATTACTGAGCACATCACTTGGGAATTAGACAATGGGACATCGGCCAAGTTCTGGACGGATTCTTGGGATGGGAGGCTAGCTCTCTCTGAGAGACAAAGTCTTGAGGATATCAAACAGGTCACCAATGCTCAGTGGGGAGAGAAGGTAGGGGATTTTCTTACAAAAAGTAGGGTTCATGGGGTAGACCTTTGTGAGTGGAAGGAGGTGGATAACCTTCCTTTGACATCACATCACAAAGATCTTTTGAAGACCATCATGCAGGAGTACACGCCAACCTTATCTAATAAGGAAGATACTCTTAGATGGTGTGGATCAAAATCAGGGCAGTACTAG